In the genome of Microbacterium paraoxydans, the window TTGGTGAACCAGCCGCGGATCTTGTTCCTGGCGCGCGTGCTCTTGACGAAGCCGAGCCAGTCCTGGCTGGGTCCCGCATCCGGGTTCTTGGACGTGAAGACCTCGACGACGTCGCCGCTCTTCAGCTCGGACTCCAGCGGCACCAGGCGTCCGTTGACCTTGGCGCCCATGGTGCGGTGCCCGATCTCGGTGTGCACGGCATAGGCGAAGTCGACCGGGGTGGCACCGGCCGGGAGACCGATCACCCGCCCCTTCGGCGTGAAGACGTAGACCTCCTTGGCGCCGATCTCGAACCGGAGGGAGTCGAGGAACTCGCCGGGGTCCGCGGTCTCGGCCTGCCAGTCGGAGATGTGTGCGAGCCACGCCATGTCGGTGTCGGAGGCGCGGACCTCGGCCTTGCCGCCGCCGTTCATCCGCTCCTTGTACATCCAATGCGCGGCGACGCCGTACTCCGCCTGGTGATGCATCTCGTGCGTGCGGATCTGGATCTCGACCGTGCGTCCGGCCGGGCCGATCACGGTCGTGTGCAGCGACTGGTAGAGGTTGAACTTCGGGGTGGCGATGTAGTCCTTGAACCGGCCGGGCAGCGGCGTCCAGCGGGCGTGGATGGCCCCGAGCACGGCGTAGCAGTCGCGCACGGAGGAGACGAGGACACGGATCCCGATCAGGTCGTAGATGTCGTCGAACTCGCGGCCGCGGATGACCATCTTCTGGTACACCGAGTACAGCTGCTTGGGCCGGCCGACGACCTTGCCGCGGATGCGCAGGTCGCGGAGGTCTTCGTCGATCTCCTCGATGACCTGGCTCAGGTACTTCTCCCGCTGCGGGGTGCGCTGGGCGATGAGGCTGTGGATCTCGTTGTAGATCTTCGGGTGCAGGACGGCGAAGGAGAGGTCTTCGAGCTCCGACTTGATCGCCTGGATACCGAGGCGGTTGGCCAGCGGCGCGTAGATCTCGAGCGTCTCCTTGGCCTTCTTCGCGGCCTTCTCCGGCGGGACGAAGCCCCAGGTGCGGGCGTTGTGCAGCCGGTCGGCGAGCTTGATGAGCAGCACGCGGATGTCCTTCGACATCGCGACGATCATCTTCCTGACGGTCTCGGCCTGGGCGCTCTCGCCGTACTTGACCTTGTCGAGCTTTGTCACGCCGTCGACGAGCATCGCGACCTCATCGCCGAACTCGGCGGTGAGGTCGGTGAGGGCATAGCCCGTGTCCTCGACCGTGTCGTGCAGCAGGGCGGCCGCGATCGCCCGCGGGCCGAGCCCCAGCTCCGCGAGGATCTGGGCGACGGCGAGCGGATGCGTGATGTACGGCTCGCCGCTCTGCCGCTTCTGCCCCTCGTGCTTCTCCTTGGCCACGGCATAGGCGCGGGAGATGACGGCGAAGTCGCCCTTGGGGTGGTTCGCCCTGACGGTGCGGATCAGGTTGTCGAGATCGTTGATCCGGGACGCACGCGAGAAGATGCGGGGCACCAGCCGTCGCAGACTCGAACCCTGCGATGCCGTCTGCGGCTCCGCCATCCACTCACCTCCGAATCAGACAATCCTACGCGCGCTGAGCGGGGGTCGGCCCCGCAACGGGGGCGTCAGGCTTCGACAGCCGCTTTGGCTCGCGCAGCGCGGATACGGGCGTCGCGCTCCTTGATCTGCGGCTCGTTCTCGCGGAAGAGCGAGTACAGCGGCGCGGCCACGAACAGGGTCGAGTAGGTCGCCACGAGGATGCCCACGAAGATCGACAGCGAGATGTCGGTCAGCGTCTCCGCACCGAGCCAGAAGGCGCCGATGAAGAGGATCGCACCGACCGGCAGCGCGGCCACCACGGAGGTGTTGATCGAGCGGATGAGGGTCTGGTTCACCGCGAGGTTGACCGATTCCCCGAACAGCCGCGACGTCTTCTCCCCGTCCTCCGTGGTGTTCTCCCTGATCTTGTCGAACACGACGGTGGTGTCGTACAGGGAGTACGCGAGGATCGTGAGGAAGCCGATGACGGCCGCGGGCGAGATCTCGAATCCGGCCAGGGCGTACACGCCGACCGTGATCACGAGCACGTCGAGCAGGCCGATGATCGCGGCCGCCGACATCTTCCACGTACGGAAGTAGATGGCGAGGATGAGGAAGGTCAGCGCGAGGAAGATCGCCAGGCCCCACAGGGACTGCCGGGTCACGCTCTCGCCCCAGGCCGGACCGATGTACGAGGAGGCGACGGCGTCCGGTTCGACGCCGTAGGCATCCGCGAGGGCGCGCGCCACCTGCTGCGTCTCGCCCGCGGTCATCTGGTCGGTCTGCACCCGGAC includes:
- a CDS encoding RelA/SpoT family protein is translated as MAEPQTASQGSSLRRLVPRIFSRASRINDLDNLIRTVRANHPKGDFAVISRAYAVAKEKHEGQKRQSGEPYITHPLAVAQILAELGLGPRAIAAALLHDTVEDTGYALTDLTAEFGDEVAMLVDGVTKLDKVKYGESAQAETVRKMIVAMSKDIRVLLIKLADRLHNARTWGFVPPEKAAKKAKETLEIYAPLANRLGIQAIKSELEDLSFAVLHPKIYNEIHSLIAQRTPQREKYLSQVIEEIDEDLRDLRIRGKVVGRPKQLYSVYQKMVIRGREFDDIYDLIGIRVLVSSVRDCYAVLGAIHARWTPLPGRFKDYIATPKFNLYQSLHTTVIGPAGRTVEIQIRTHEMHHQAEYGVAAHWMYKERMNGGGKAEVRASDTDMAWLAHISDWQAETADPGEFLDSLRFEIGAKEVYVFTPKGRVIGLPAGATPVDFAYAVHTEIGHRTMGAKVNGRLVPLESELKSGDVVEVFTSKNPDAGPSQDWLGFVKSTRARNKIRGWFTKERREEAIEQGKEAIARAMRRQNLPLQRLMSQDSFTEVAHQMHYEDVSGLYAAVGEGHVSTQSVLEKVTALVATDEPTTGAIDLPGSIQTRESRGGDSGVLVRGANDILVKLAKCCTPVPGDPIVGFVTRGSGVSVHRADCVNVKALSGEQDRFVEVSWAPTTKSVFRVQIQVEALDRSGLLSDVTRVLSEHHVNILSATVSTTDERLALSRFVFEMGDAVHLDRVLNAVRRIDAVYDVYRVTSS
- the secF gene encoding protein translocase subunit SecF, with the translated sequence MPSMNEFGNNLYTGKTSFPFVGRRRLWFIIAIALVVGSALVPLFRPIQFSIEFTGGSQFTVAAPDTTDQDTATEAVQSVVPGAATKVVIVNDQDVRVQTDQMTAGETQQVARALADAYGVEPDAVASSYIGPAWGESVTRQSLWGLAIFLALTFLILAIYFRTWKMSAAAIIGLLDVLVITVGVYALAGFEISPAAVIGFLTILAYSLYDTTVVFDKIRENTTEDGEKTSRLFGESVNLAVNQTLIRSINTSVVAALPVGAILFIGAFWLGAETLTDISLSIFVGILVATYSTLFVAAPLYSLFRENEPQIKERDARIRAARAKAAVEA